In Zingiber officinale cultivar Zhangliang chromosome 9B, Zo_v1.1, whole genome shotgun sequence, the genomic window AAGCTCTCTGTTATCATGGAGTTGCCAGAATTTGGTTGGTGTGTGCATGCTTCCATTTCTAAACTTGGACATGAGTCCAATGTATATGTTGGTGCTGCTTTACTTGATACTTATTCATTTTCTGGTCATGTTTTTGATGCAAAGAAGGTGTTTGATGGAATAGTTGGAAAAGACATTGTTGCCTGGACGGGGATGATTTCTTGCTATGCTGATAATGCCTGTGCTGAGGATGCCTTGCAACTTTACTCTGGGATGATCATGGTCGGATTGAAACCAAACAACTTTACACTCACTAGTCTGATCAAAGCAGCCGCCTCTCTTTCATCAGTGGCATTGGGAAAGACCCTCCATGGCTATTCAATCAAAACTAGCTATACTTTGGATCCTTATGTTTGTGGTTCTCTGCTTGATATCTATGCCAAATATGGGGATATTGAGGATGCAAGGGCGGTCTTTGAGGCAGTTCCACAGAATGATGTAATTCTTTGGAGTTTTATGATTGCACGGTATGCACAAGCTGATCAAAATGAAGAGGCATTGTCACTTTTCAGGCAGATGATGCATGCCTCAATAGAGCCCAATGAATACAGTTTTTCTAGTGTTTTACAAGTATGTGCCAATATTAGAGGCTTGAATATGGGTAGGCAAATCCACAGTCATGTTGTTAAGATGGGTTTAGATTCAGAGTTTTTTGTTGTGAATGCTTTGATGAATGTTTATGCCAAATGTGGGAATTTGGAGGCTTCAATGGAGATCTTCTCTTGCTTGTCCAATGGGAATGATGTGAGTTGGAATACCCTTATTGTCGGTTATACTCAACAAGGCTTTGGGGAGGATGCACTAAGGCTCTTTTATCAGATGCATATTGCTCAAGTACCAAAAACACAAGTCACCTATTCTAGTGCACTTCAAGCTTGTGCAATTATAGCTTCTGTTGAGCAAGCTAGGCAGATCCATTCATTGATTTCAAAGACTAACCTTAGTGATGATGTTGTTGTTAGTAATTCTCTGATAGATTCATATGCCAAATGTGGGAACATTAAAGATGCCCGTAAAGTCTTTGATGCAATGATAGAACATGATTTGATTTCTTGGAATACCATGATCTGTGGATATGCAGCACATAGTCTTGGTAACGATGCTTTAAGCCTGTTCCATCAAATGAAGGAACACAATATTAAGCCCAACAGTGTGACTTTTGTAGGTGTCTTGTCTGCATGCAGTAATGTGGGTTTAGTGCACCAtggtttaaattattttaattctatGAGTGAGGAATATTGCATCAATCCTTCTATGGAGCATTATGCTTGCATGGTGAGGCTTTTAGGTCGTTCAGGTCTTTTGAATGATGCTATGGAATTTATCGACCAGATGCCTGTAGAACCTAATGTCATGGTCTGGCGTGCACTGCTAGGTGCTTGTTTGGTGCACAAGAATATCCATTTAGGGAGCCTATGTGCAGAAAAGGTGCTTGAGATCGATCCTCAGGATGAGACAACATATGTCTTGATGTCAAACTTGTATGCTTCAGGAAGAAGTTGGGAACATGTAGCCCTTGTCAGGAAATCCATGAGAGCTAAAGGAGTAAAGAAGGAACCTGGTTGTAGTTGGATTGAAATTCAAAGTGAAATTCATTCTTTTTGTATGGGAGACAACTCACACCCTGATACAAGGTTGATCCATGCAATGCTAGAATGGCTAAATGTTAAAGTTAACAGAGCTGGATATATTTCCAATGTTAATGTGGTCTTGCATGATATTGATGATGATCAAAAGGAGCGTTTGGTGTGGGTGCATAGTGAGAGGTTAGCCTTGGCTTTTGGGCTCATAAAATTGCGACCAGGAAGCCGAATTTGTATAATTAAGAACCTGCGGTTTTGCCAAGATTGCCATGCTGTTTTCAAAGAAATATCTAAAATTATTCAGCGCCAAATCACTGTAAGAGATATCAACCGCTTTCATCATTTTGAGGATGGAATTTGCTCCTGTGGTGATTATTGGTGatgctttattaatttattttctcCGAGGATATTAGCAGTTGCAGATGAGAATATGAAAACTTAGTATGGTATGGATAATTATGGCTGCCCATCAAAGGAGAAGTAACATGATAAGGGTGTAAAGTACACCTTTGTGCTAGCTTTGGTGCTTGCAACACAGATACCTGTCAGAAGATATTCTCTTGATTATACGCTGTAAGCAAAATGCACAAAGTGGTTGTTAATTCACATTCATTCTTTCTTCGAGTTCAATCAGTGTTACCTTTTTTATTAACAAAAAATGTTGATATTTCATGTCTTTTGTCTGTTTGGTAGGTCGAAATATCAACCATCAAATGAAGTTCTGTTCTTTGTTCATGGAAGATTTCAGGAGACTTCAGGTAAAACCAATTTAAACTTTCTATCACTTGATTTGTATGTGCTTTTACCTCACCCATAAATTTATTGTGTCCTAGCATCTGTTTTCAGAATACAAATTCTATTGATGGGTCCTCCATAGGATTTCCTATGGATGGACCCATTTCAGTCGTTAGATTAGGACAAGTTTGATTTCAGCCGTTGATGGCCGCTTTACCATCAATGGTAGAGATAAAACCCATCCCGGATCCTCCATAGGAATTCTTATGAAGGTCTCTTCCATATGATTAGTGTTCGTGTTTGCATGTGTTTCTGTGTGAAAAGTCAACATTGATCATCTCTGGTTTCAACTCTTCTCATATTCTTTCCTTAAAATGTAACATGAAGATACACTCATCACAATAAGCAAGGATATCATGCAAAGCTTCTTGGTAACAAGGCCATAAAATATGCTTCCTCTTCAAAAAGTTCTCTATTTATTGCAATTGATACATGTCTTCATCATTCTGTTCTATAACTAAAGCTTTACGACAGATGCCTGTCCAATTTAATGTATAAATATTCTGTTTGCCATTTTACTTGTGCACCAAAGAGCCAGTAGCAAATTTGTTATCTGTGTTCTCTAGCATTGTATTTGTATATGGTTCCTGCTTTTTCATCGTTATAAATGGTCGGTATTTGTGTTCTTGGACCTTCTATTTGAATCTTCATCAGCACTCTTGCTGAAGTCCAAAAGTCACAATCCATTTATTAATGTATCTCTCTTTGTTCTCTCCTCAAAGCCTGTTCAATGCCAAAGTCTCTAAAGCGTATTATTTCAGAGCATCTTCCTTATTTTCTGTAGAATACATTTAAGCGAATCAACTGATAATTTGTTCCATGACCTAACTTCTATTCTTAATATCTGAGTTTTTTCAGAGACTTGCATTTGTTGCTAAATGCAGATTTATTTAGTCCTCACTGCATTCTTTCTGGCTCTTCCTAGCATTTTGGCAAGTTATTATCAGCACTAGTATGAAATGAAGTTCAGCATTCTCCTTTACATGAACAAAAACCATAGTTTAAAAGATAGCCTAGATAGTTGCCTAGGAGGCTTTGCAAAGCGACCATTTCGCCTAATGGTTACATGACTCCTATTGGGCAACCTTTTTAGAAAGTGACCCAAGTGAACTGCCTAGATGACAAGTCTAAGAAAGAAAATAGTCTTTTTATGAGTTGGTTCATTTGACATTAATATCTTATCTATATTTTCTCAGTATTAATTGTAAACTATAAGTGTTTTCTTACAATTTAGATTTTatactttgttttttcttttattttcttagtTGAAATGTAAAATATGCAATGTTTCGTTGGTCTTGTGTTTAATATTTACTTATCCATTATAACTTTTATTTGTGATTGATTGAGTATATAATTgtgttatatatatacatacatcaaCATTAGTTGTTTGTAATTTAATTTGCTTCTCTTTCttgatttaatattattttaatgttGACCGCCTACACCCCATTAGGGGGCGGGCATGGGTAAGCATGGTTTGGTTTTTCAAAAAGACTTCATCTGATTTGATTtggattttaaaacaaaatgtccccattttggatttt contains:
- the LOC122024690 gene encoding putative pentatricopeptide repeat-containing protein At5g13230, mitochondrial; the encoded protein is MIKHFQSSATKTWPIHSLIRQTVPLVSVPRWSYQSEAVLLADEGDIYVSRPAKFDSYAYARAFQECINQGNHVRGKAVHGHSLKSGDCLDLFCLNILLNMYAKFDVVDESCKLFAEMPTRNMVSFVTLIQALTKCGRLLEASQLFRRLHKEGHELNQFVFTTVLKLSVIMELPEFGWCVHASISKLGHESNVYVGAALLDTYSFSGHVFDAKKVFDGIVGKDIVAWTGMISCYADNACAEDALQLYSGMIMVGLKPNNFTLTSLIKAAASLSSVALGKTLHGYSIKTSYTLDPYVCGSLLDIYAKYGDIEDARAVFEAVPQNDVILWSFMIARYAQADQNEEALSLFRQMMHASIEPNEYSFSSVLQVCANIRGLNMGRQIHSHVVKMGLDSEFFVVNALMNVYAKCGNLEASMEIFSCLSNGNDVSWNTLIVGYTQQGFGEDALRLFYQMHIAQVPKTQVTYSSALQACAIIASVEQARQIHSLISKTNLSDDVVVSNSLIDSYAKCGNIKDARKVFDAMIEHDLISWNTMICGYAAHSLGNDALSLFHQMKEHNIKPNSVTFVGVLSACSNVGLVHHGLNYFNSMSEEYCINPSMEHYACMVRLLGRSGLLNDAMEFIDQMPVEPNVMVWRALLGACLVHKNIHLGSLCAEKVLEIDPQDETTYVLMSNLYASGRSWEHVALVRKSMRAKGVKKEPGCSWIEIQSEIHSFCMGDNSHPDTRLIHAMLEWLNVKVNRAGYISNVNVVLHDIDDDQKERLVWVHSERLALAFGLIKLRPGSRICIIKNLRFCQDCHAVFKEISKIIQRQITVRDINRFHHFEDGICSCGDYW